The Euphorbia lathyris chromosome 3, ddEupLath1.1, whole genome shotgun sequence genome contains a region encoding:
- the LOC136224066 gene encoding U-box domain-containing protein 44-like, with translation MGTLKSRSFSELVTEVKASAEEVTTLAKTSELENQTFVEFAVLLEKFTPILVELKDNDKAMDRPPVRKAVESLENEIFQVKDLIQTNGSRSPIKSMEDLTRDLGRSLGLVLFACIDASPAIKGKVSALHKELMNAKFNPNSSASASPCASPSVHPSHESGFASEIDSEREIEEESISLSAEDVVLQLKYGNDEELRPVFSRLCELIKEQSIDKEWFDVVIPILFHRLGSSKPNIRLSVIRVLRILASDDARNKEKMADAGFLSQLVKSLTRDADERREAVGLLLELSEISAVWRRMGRIQGCIVMLVTILNGDDLTASSNAGKLLTSLSNSTQNALHMAEAGYFKPLVRYLKEGTDMSKILMATSIARMELTDLSRASLGEGGAVEPLVKMFKTGKLESKLSALNALHNLSKLTSNIQLLISAGIVVPLLQLLFSVTSVLMTLREPASAILARIAQSESILVNQDVAQQMLSLLNLSSPVIQFHLLQALNSIASHSKASRVRKKMKQNGAVQLLLPFLTDANIKNRSVAVDLLYTLSNYSPKELIEQLGESHISNIVDIVSSSKSDSEKAAAVGILSNLPIGNKKVTELLNKLNLLSVLISILSSNESSSSPVTSRLTDSIAGIFVRFTLPSDKKLQLHSAELGIIPLLVKLLSSGSLLSKCRAATSLAQLSENSLTLRKSRKSRWTCMSYSNAASCEVHGGSCTVKNTFCLVKAGAVAPLVKILEGEEREADEAVLGALATLVEDEIWETGSNYIAKMPVCKGIIRVLESENVKAQEKALWILERMFRTEEHRTQFGESAQAVLIDLTQNGDTRIRSAVAKVLAQLQLLQDQSSYF, from the exons ATGGGAACTTTGAAGAGCAGAAGCTTCTCTGAACTTGTTACAGAGGTAAAAGCCTCAGCAGAAGAGGTAACAACACTAGCAAAAACCTCAGAATTAGAAAACCAAACCTTCGTTGAATTTGCGGTTTTGCTAGAGAAATTCACTCCAATTTTAGTGGAATTAAAGGATAATGATAAAGCCATGGATAGACCACCAGTTAGAAAAGCAGTTGAATCTTTAGAAAATGAGATTTTTCAAGTTAAGGATTTGATTCAAACAAATGGTTCAAGATCACCCATTAAATCAATGGAGGATTTGACCCGAGATCTCGGTAGATCTTTAGGGCTTGTGTTGTTTGCTTGTATTGATGCATCTCCAGCCATCAAAGGGAAAGTTTCAGCACTGCATAAGGAACTGATGAATGCCAAGTTTAATCCGAATTCAAGTGCAAGTGCGAGTCCATGTGCGAGCCCTAGTGTTCATCCTAGTCATGAATCGGGGTTCGCGAGTGAAATCGACTCGGAGAGAGAGATTGAGGAAGAAAGCATTAGTCTCAGTGCTGAAGATGTTGTTTTGCAACTTAAGTATGGCAATGATGAAGAGCTGAGGCCCGTGTTTTCGAGACTTTGCGAGCTTATCAAGGAGCAAAGTATTGATAAGGAGTGGTTTGATGTAGTTATTCCAATTCTATTTCATCGGTTAGGATCAAGTAAGCCTAATATCCGATTATCTGTAATTCGAGTACTACGaatccttgcttctgacgatgcTCGAAACAAG GAAAAAATGGCGGATGCTGGTTTTTTATCACAGTTAGTGAAATCTTTGACTCGAGATGCGGATGAACGAAGAGAAGCAGTAGGACTATTGCTTGAACTCTCCGAGATTTCTGCTGTTTGGCGCAGAATGGGGAGAATCCAAGGCTGTATCGTAATGCTCGTAACGATCCTTAATGGGGATGATCTAACCGCTTCGAGTAATGCCGGAAAGTTGTTGACTTCCTTGTCTAATAGTACTCAAAATGCACTTCATATGGCTGAGGCGGGCTACTTTAAACCTTTAGTTCGTTACCTAAAAGAAG GCACTGATATGAGTAAGATCCTTATGGCAACATCAATTGCAAGAATGGAGCTCACAGATCTAAGTAGAGCTTCCCTTGGCGAAGGCGGGGCAGTCGAACCTCTCGTCAAAATGTTCAAAACCGGAAAGCTCGAATCGAAGTTATCCGCTTTGAATGCATTGCACAACTTATCAAAGTTGACATCAAACATACAACTTCTAATCAGTGCAGGCATTGTAGTACCGTTGCTTCAGCTTCTATTCTCCGTTACATCTGTGCTCATGACTCTTCGGGAGCCGGCTTCAGCTATACTAGCACGAATTGCTCAATCCGAATCTATTCTTGTTAATCAAGATGTGGCTCAGCAGATGCTCTCCCTTCTGAATCTGTCGAGCCCCGTGATTCAGTTTCACCTCTTGCAAGCACTCAATAGCATTGCTTCTCATTCTAAAGCATCACGGGTCCGGAAAAAGATGAAGCAAAATGGCGCGGTACAGCTTCTGTTGCCCTTTCTGACGGACGCTAATATCAAAAATAGAAGCGTAGCAGTAGATTTGCTCTACACTCTCTCGAATTACTCACCGAAAGAATTGATTGAACAGCTCGGAGAATCTCATATAAGTAACATCGTCGACATTGTATCTTCATCGAAATCCGATAGCGAAAAAGCTGCTGCGGTTGGGATACTAAGCAACCTTCCTATAGGCAATAAGAAAGTAACAGAACTGCTTAATAAGTTGAATTTGCTTTCGGTTCTGATATCGATACTAAGTTCAAACGAATCGAGTTCTTCGCCCGTGACAAGCAGGTTAACGGATAGCATTGCAGGCATATTCGTTCGATTTACGCTTCCTTCTGATAAGAAACTGCAGCTTCATTCTGCAGAATTAGGAATCATACCTTTGCTCGTGAAGTTGCTGTCAAGCGGATCATTACTATCTAAATGCAGAGCTGCAACTTCACTAGCTCAGCTATCGGAAAACTCGCTTACTCTACGAAAATCTCGAAAATCGAGATGGACATGTATGTCATATTCAAATGCTGCATCTTGTGAAGTCCACGGCGGCTCCTGCACTGTCAAAAACACATTCTGTTTAGTCAAGGCCGGTGCTGTCGCTCCTCTGGTCAAAATCTTGGAAGGCGAGGAGCGGGAAGCCGATGAAGCTGTTTTAGGCGCGCTTGCAACGCTAGTGGAAGACGAAATCTGGGAGACCGGAAGCAATTACATAGCCAAAATGCCGGTTTGTAAAGGGATAATAAGAGTATTGGAATCAGAAAATGTAAAGGCTCAGGAAAAAGCATTGTGGATATTGGAGAGGATGTTTCGGACTGAAGAGCACAGAACACAATTCGGTGAGTCGGCTCAGGCCGTGCTTATTGATCTCACACAAAACGGGGATACGAGAATAAGATCAGCAGTTGCAAAAGTTTTGGCTCAGTTACAGCTGCTGCAGGATCAATCTAGTTACTTCTGA